The region GCTAATTTTGCGCATATAGTTTCTGTCTTGGCTATGCCAACTTGCGCCGCAAGGCTTGAACAGCTTATGGCAAGTTTTTATACATAGTTCACTTTATATTATAACTGGAATGACATACTTGTGACACACTAAAATGACACAGATATGAAAATGAAATTTTTTTAAAATGACCGCCGGTAAGTCTTATTTGTTTTTTGACACACATAAATATGAAATCTTAAAAAACTACTGAAATAATGGGAAAAATGACGGTTTAGTTGACACACATGAAGCGTTTTATAATTGGCACGACATTTGCAATATGTTATGAGCGAAGCAATAACGTAGTAAGAAAATATAAAATAGATACTGAATTTTGGAGGTACAGAATGGTAGGTATATTGATTGCAACACATGGAGAGTTTGCCGCGGGAGTTTTGAATGCGGCTGAATTAATTCTTGGAAAGCAAAAAAAATGCAAGGCATTAAGCTTGTTCCAGGGAGATGACATCACCGCATTTGGCAAATTGATTTGCCGAAGTGTCGCAGAGCTAGATGATGGCGATGGCGTATTAATATTTACCGATTTATTTTTGGCGAGTCCATCTAATCAAGTGGCGGCCAACTATCCTCAATTAAAAGGACATAAATTTAAAACCATCACGGGTGTAAATCTTCCCATGCTGCTTGAAGCAATCGGACAGAGAAGCGCAGGAGAAGATCTGGAAGACACGGCAGCGGCTTCCATGCTTTCTGGTCAAAATGGAATTAGGGATTTACTCGTTGAGTTAAGCACAAATAAAGCCTGATAGGCCAGAAGGAGAAGAGGTAAATGGCAAAAGTAGTATTAGCCCGTATTGACGACAGATTGATTCATGGACAGGTAATGACGGCGTGGCTGCCCTATGTGGGAGCGAACCACATTGTAGTTATTGATGATGAAACGGCAGCTGATGATTTTGTGAAATCGATTATGCAAATGTCGGTTCCCAGAGAAATTAAACTGGATATTTACCATGGCGATGAAGCGGCAGCAGCAATTCAAAAAATGGATGATGATGAAAAGCTCATGCTTCTGGCGAAAATTCCGGAGAGTTTCTTATCTTTACTTGAAACGGGAGTTTCATTGGAACGGATAATCATTGGCGGCATGGGGGCCAATCCCCAACGATCGAAATTTTATAAAAATATTTCAGCTTCCGGTTTAGAAAAAGAAACATTCAAAAAAATTATGGCTCATGGTACAGAACTGGTTATTCATATCATTCCGGACCAGCAAGCCGTTGGTC is a window of Propionispora hippei DSM 15287 DNA encoding:
- a CDS encoding PTS sugar transporter subunit IIA, which codes for MVGILIATHGEFAAGVLNAAELILGKQKKCKALSLFQGDDITAFGKLICRSVAELDDGDGVLIFTDLFLASPSNQVAANYPQLKGHKFKTITGVNLPMLLEAIGQRSAGEDLEDTAAASMLSGQNGIRDLLVELSTNKA
- a CDS encoding PTS sugar transporter subunit IIB, which codes for MAKVVLARIDDRLIHGQVMTAWLPYVGANHIVVIDDETAADDFVKSIMQMSVPREIKLDIYHGDEAAAAIQKMDDDEKLMLLAKIPESFLSLLETGVSLERIIIGGMGANPQRSKFYKNISASGLEKETFKKIMAHGTELVIHIIPDQQAVGLEEYLK